One Micromonas commoda chromosome 5, complete sequence genomic window, ATTTACGCCTCGGGCAGCGCCTTGATGATGTCCGAGTCACCGGGGTCGGTGATGGAGCAGCAAGACACGCGGTAGTAACGGCCGCAGGCGGTACCGAGGTCAACGTTGTTGCCCTGGTAGTGGTGCACGCCGGTCTTGGCAAGCATCGCGTAGTACTCAATCTCGGACTTCCTCAGGGGAGGGCAGTTGTTGGAGATGATCACGAGCTTGGACTTGCCGGAGCGGAGGGACTTGAGGGTGGTCTTGTAGCCAAGAGTGTACTTGCCGGAGCGCATCACAATCTGGAGACGGTTGTTGATGCCCTCCTTGGCGTTCTTGGACTTCTGTTGCGAGGAGACGGGACGGTGATCGGAACGTCAGCTTGGTTTCGAGGGAGGCGAGTTCGCTGAGGACTTGGGAGGTGGGCGCCCCGGAAATTTGCGCCGGCTCCGCGACACGACCCGCGTGGGCGTGATGGACGTCACGACATCGCAATCGC contains:
- a CDS encoding predicted protein: MSAEVSTKKKSKNAKEGINNRLQIVMRSGKYTLGYKTTLKSLRSGKSKLVIISNNCPPLRKSEIEYYAMLAKTGVHHYQGNNVDLGTACGRYYRVSCCSITDPGDSDIIKALPEA